AGAAATACTTCACCTTGGGAAAAGGCAAAGACAAAGACAACAAGCCCATAGAAGATTACTACGGTATGCGAATTGGTACCCAGCCCACAGGCGTGACTAAGGACGAAATCATCATTGCCTACTCCAACCGCCACATGAGCAACACTGATCCTTACATCTGGATGACGGCTACTGAAGTGGCATTTCTCCGTTCCGAAGGCGCACTGAGAGGATGGGTAATGGGCGGAAAACCCAAAGATTTATATGAGCAAGGCATCGCCCTCTCATTCACGCAACACGGAGTGTCGGGAGCCGAGGCCTACGCTTCCGACGCCAAATCTGTCCCCACAGCCTATGTCGACCCGCTAGGCCTATTCAACACCAGTGCACCGTCCACCATTACCATTGCATGGAATACAGACACACAGGCCGATCATTTCGAAGAGAACTTAGAGCGCATCATCACACAGAAGTGGATTGCCATCTTCCCGCTGGGCATCGAGGCATGGAGCGAACACCGCCGCACGGGTTATCCCAAAATGCTGCCTATTGTTCAGAACAAGAGCGAATTTACCGAACTGACTGACATCGGAATACGCCGTCTACAATATCCTGCCAGCGAATACAGCCTCAACGGAGGACACGTGGAAGAAGCCGTGCAGATGCTGGGAGGAGACAAAATAAACATTCGTCTCTGGTGGGATTGCAAGCCGAATAATCAATAAAAGTAAAACCTTGAAAAACAAAAAGATATGAAACACCGATATTTAAAATCCAATTTGATAGCCTGTCTCCTGACAGCCGCAATAGCCGGAGGATCCCTGTTGGCGTCTTGTGAAGACTGGACAGATCCGGAAGAGGTGGATTACGCGATTAAAGACCCAAGCGAACAGAATCCCGAACTTTGGGCACGCTACATAGAATCGCTGCGCGTCTACAAGCTCGAACGTCCGCACTACATTACCTACGCCAGTTTCAACAACGGCGTTGAACCTTCAAAGAATGAAGGCAACTACCTTCGCTCTCTGCCCGATTCGTTGGACTTTGTCACATTGGCAAATTCCGAGAATATCACCGCCGCCGACTGTGGGGACATCCCCGGACTACAAGAAAAAAGCATCCGCGTACTCTATCACGTAGATTACGCCAAGAAGATGGCGGAACTCCCTGACGACGCTGCTTTGGGTGCATGGTTGGACAAAGCAATAGTCACCGCCACAGAACTGAGCATGGATGGTTTCGCCTTCAGCGGATTACCCCTCTACGGTGGCACGGATGCCGAACAGGCAGCACGCAAGGCGTCTGCACGACTGATTGTTTCCAAATTATCCGCCACCGGTAAAGCGCTCGTATTTGAAGGAGACCCCACCTTTGTGGATGACTCCGACATGGAAAAACTGGATTACATAGTGCTCAATACCATTGACATAGAGAGAGCCGTGGCATTGAAACTGCTTGTAGCAAATACGCTGGAAATGCATGTAACGCTATCGAAAGCGCAACTGATACTCGCCACCAAGATGAACGGTAAGTTAGCAGACGAAAACGGAAAATGGTATAACGCCGTACTCGAAATGCCTAATCGTGTAGTTGGTCTGGGACCTTTGGGGGGAATGGCGATATACTCCATAGGAGAAGATTACTATCAACCTGAGAAGAATTACAATACTTGCCGAACGGCTATACAGACGATGAATCCGTCTATGTAAGACGTAAGTAAAATGTATAAATACTATAAAATCAATCTTATGAATAACTCATTCAAATACTTCGCCCTCCTCATGTTACTGGTAGCAATGACGGGATGTACCGCGGACGATATTACACAAGCCGGAGGTACGCTGCCGGACGAAACGCCCATGAGCAATATAGGAGGAATATTACGCAGTGAAAGAACCTTGTCGAATCTAATAGATATCGACTTGTACGAAGAAGATGCAGAAAGCACCGAATATATCAACTACACGTTGACTAAGCCCGCTACAAATGCCGTCACCCTAAAGGCGACTGCCAACGAAACACTAGCAGACGCTTACAACGAGAGAAACAACCTCGAATTGAAAACGCTCCCCACCGCTAACGTGCGCTTTGAAAGTAGCGGCACACTCACCATAGCCGCCGGAAAGCAAACATCCGCTCCTATTAAAGCAACAATTTCTACCGAAGGATTGGAAGTCGGAACGCTTTACCTATTAGCACTCACCGTAGAAAAAGCCGCTGTAGACGTAAAAGCGCAAGCAGAAAAACAAGCGCTATATTATAGAATATACATTGAGAAGAAAGCGACAACCATCGAGCCTAATGAAGGAGAACCAGAAGATATACCGGAGTTATTGCCCAACCTGACTTCTGTATTTTATGTGAATACGGAAACCTACCAACCATACATCGCCAACGCATTTGGCATCACGGCTATGCCCCCCAGACCTCAACCCAGAAAGTTGTATAGCATGGGGAATATTATAAATCTGAAAAGAGCAACAATAAACTATGACGCTTCCAGCCAGCGTGTCATGTTTGCTCTAGGAACCGACTTAAGCTATGTATTAGAACATAGCAATAAATATCTCCGTCCGATTCAAGTACACGATCGTAAAATATGCATTTGCATTGAAAATGGCGATCAAGGCATTGGCTTCTGCAACATGAACGCTACGCAAATAACCGACTTCGTCCGCCAAGTAAAAGCGGTGGTAGAGCGTTACAATCTTGATGGCATAAACCTATGGGACGAAGACAGCAAATATGACAAAGCCGGAATGCCGGAAATGAATACCACTTCATACCCCATGCTAATCAAGAAATTGAGAGAAGCCCTACCCGACAAGCTATTAACGCTGGTAGATAAAGGAAACGCAACGGAATATTTCTACGACGCTGACAAATGCGGAGGCATCAAAGTAGGCAGTTACATTGACTACGCATGGCACGGATACGTTTCACCAACGGAAATCCTGCAAGTCATCAATCCAAATGCCGAAGGTAGCACCCAGACTTATAGCAAATATGTACGTAAGCCCATTGCCGGATTGGACGAATCATGTTACGGAAGTGTAAATGTTCCTTGCTATAATGACAATGATAGAGAAATTAGAGATCCTTCTTCAGAGATTATAGCCAAATGGAAAACTACGGGAAATAAAAAGAGTAATATTCTAGTTTATGGAAATGACCTGATTGGTCAAGAGTATGCTGGTTATGAACTCGCGACTAAAAACATGATAAGCGGATATAGTGTTCCGTTTTTTATGGATGACGGCTATACATGGAATTTTGATAGCGACACTCAAAAGCCCGGAGCCATACGCTATACACTAGGTAAACTGTATGCGATAGCAGATAATGGTCCTGACATGAACCCTTTTAGAAAAGATTGGTAAATACTAAAAAACAAAATTTCAATTGCCATGAAAACAATAAAATCCCACCGAGGCATCCTAACCAACGCCTCCATAGTAAGCCTTGCCGCAGCCATGCTACTATCAATAGCCGCCTGCGACAACAAAGACTACAGCAACGCCACTCCTTTCGACAACGTCGTCTACCTCGACGCCGCCCAACAGAAGGACGTGACAAACTTCACCTTCAACCGTCTCATCGAAACCGGTCAGCAAACAATCGCCGCCCAACTCTCACAGCCAACGGGTAGCGACGTCAATGTCAGCATCAAAGTTGACCCTACCCTGGTGGGCACCTACAACGCCCGCTTGGAAACAGACTACACCCTGCTCGACTCCAAATACTACTCTCTCTCCACCGAGCAAACCGTCATCCCGCAAGGTAAAACCATCTCTGCACCCGTCAACATCGACTTCGCTGATCTCACCGAACTCACCATCGATGCCGGCTACCTGCTACCCGTCACCATCAGTCAGGCGACAGGAGGAATCGGTATCCTCGACGGCTCGAAAACCATCTGCTACATCATCCGACGTTCCAGTGCTATCACCACCGCCGTCAGCCTGAAGGATAACTACTTCGAAGTGCCCGGATTCGACAAAAACAGCCCCACCGCCGGAATTGTGAACGGTCTGAAACAACTCACTTACGAAGCCATCATTCGTGTGGACGACTTCAAATACGGTGCCGAAACGAAAAACATCTGTACTATCATGGGTATCGAGCAATACTGCCTGCTGCGCCTCGGTGATGCCGGATTCCCCTTGCAACAACTGCAATTCGCCGCCAATGAAAACAAAATACCCAACGCTGACAACAGCAAACTGCTGCTCCCCAATGAATGGTATCACGTAGCTGTAGTCTATGACACAGAAGCGCGCACCGCCTCGATCTACCTCGACGGACGTGAACAGAGCCGTGCCGAAGACTACGGAACAGGCAAAGCCATCGACCTCGGCCTGCAGGAACGCGGCAAACAGTTCATGTTCAAAATAGGTCACTCCTACGGCGAGCCCGACGACATGAGCCGCCAGCTCGATGGTGAGATCTGCGAAGTACGCATATGGAACACAGCCCGCACGCAACAGGAAATCTACAAGAATATGTACAACATAGAAGATCCCGAGAACACCCCGGGGCTCTGCGCCTACTGGAAGTTTAACGAAGGCGAAGGCGACATTGCCAAAGATTACTCCGGTCACGGAAACGATGCGAAAGCCTACAACAAAGCAGTACTATGGCCTGCAGGCATCGAAGTGACACAGAAAAATAAATAATAGTAGCAACTGAAGATTTTTTTTACCTTTAAACACTGCCACATTTTTGTTCTTATCTTAAATATTATACGGAAAAACAAAAATGTGGCAGTGTTAATAATCAACATCTTAAGCCATAAGAAACCCTCTATTTTCTATAAGTTTACAAAAATCATCTATAGTCTTTTCACTTTTTATCAGATAAAAACTGCACTTTTTATAGCACAACTTATCAGATAATAAAACAACAATAGAGTTACACTTGTACATCCTGAAAACGGAACGTCACTACTCAGTGGTATTCTATCTAGTCTTCAAACTGATGGGACAATTCACACAGGCCGAAGTGTGCACCGTCAAAGGCTTTGAAGCCGATCGACGACAAGGGCTATCTCCTGCC
The Bacteroides luhongzhouii DNA segment above includes these coding regions:
- a CDS encoding glycoside hydrolase family 18, producing the protein MKHRYLKSNLIACLLTAAIAGGSLLASCEDWTDPEEVDYAIKDPSEQNPELWARYIESLRVYKLERPHYITYASFNNGVEPSKNEGNYLRSLPDSLDFVTLANSENITAADCGDIPGLQEKSIRVLYHVDYAKKMAELPDDAALGAWLDKAIVTATELSMDGFAFSGLPLYGGTDAEQAARKASARLIVSKLSATGKALVFEGDPTFVDDSDMEKLDYIVLNTIDIERAVALKLLVANTLEMHVTLSKAQLILATKMNGKLADENGKWYNAVLEMPNRVVGLGPLGGMAIYSIGEDYYQPEKNYNTCRTAIQTMNPSM
- a CDS encoding BT_3987 domain-containing protein; protein product: MNNSFKYFALLMLLVAMTGCTADDITQAGGTLPDETPMSNIGGILRSERTLSNLIDIDLYEEDAESTEYINYTLTKPATNAVTLKATANETLADAYNERNNLELKTLPTANVRFESSGTLTIAAGKQTSAPIKATISTEGLEVGTLYLLALTVEKAAVDVKAQAEKQALYYRIYIEKKATTIEPNEGEPEDIPELLPNLTSVFYVNTETYQPYIANAFGITAMPPRPQPRKLYSMGNIINLKRATINYDASSQRVMFALGTDLSYVLEHSNKYLRPIQVHDRKICICIENGDQGIGFCNMNATQITDFVRQVKAVVERYNLDGINLWDEDSKYDKAGMPEMNTTSYPMLIKKLREALPDKLLTLVDKGNATEYFYDADKCGGIKVGSYIDYAWHGYVSPTEILQVINPNAEGSTQTYSKYVRKPIAGLDESCYGSVNVPCYNDNDREIRDPSSEIIAKWKTTGNKKSNILVYGNDLIGQEYAGYELATKNMISGYSVPFFMDDGYTWNFDSDTQKPGAIRYTLGKLYAIADNGPDMNPFRKDW
- a CDS encoding DUF1735 and LamG domain-containing protein, giving the protein MKTIKSHRGILTNASIVSLAAAMLLSIAACDNKDYSNATPFDNVVYLDAAQQKDVTNFTFNRLIETGQQTIAAQLSQPTGSDVNVSIKVDPTLVGTYNARLETDYTLLDSKYYSLSTEQTVIPQGKTISAPVNIDFADLTELTIDAGYLLPVTISQATGGIGILDGSKTICYIIRRSSAITTAVSLKDNYFEVPGFDKNSPTAGIVNGLKQLTYEAIIRVDDFKYGAETKNICTIMGIEQYCLLRLGDAGFPLQQLQFAANENKIPNADNSKLLLPNEWYHVAVVYDTEARTASIYLDGREQSRAEDYGTGKAIDLGLQERGKQFMFKIGHSYGEPDDMSRQLDGEICEVRIWNTARTQQEIYKNMYNIEDPENTPGLCAYWKFNEGEGDIAKDYSGHGNDAKAYNKAVLWPAGIEVTQKNK